The genomic stretch GAAACGTTTGCTCCAGCCAAACACCATTTAAATAATGTACTTTGCGCAATATGTGCAGCTTTAATTCTCAATACTCCTATTAACCAAATCAAAAACGGTTTAAAAAATTTTAAAGGTATTAAAGGTCGGACATCCATCAGAAAATATAAAGGAAGTAAAATTATTGAAGAAATAAATCCGGGTCTTAATGTTACAGCAATTAAAAAATCAGTGGATATTATTAAGGATTTCAATGATTCAACCCTTATTTTTGGTGGTAAATATGGAATAACATGCGAAGAAATTGACGAAGATTCTACAGTAGAATTTCTGAATATGTTGAATAATGAGATCTCACTTATACTGGTTGATGAACTTGGTAAAAACATCAAAAATAAAATAAAACGAAAATATAAGTATATGAATAATTTTAATAATGCTATTGAAAAAGCAGTTGAAATGAATTCAAGAATGATTCTTTTAATATACAGGTCAAGATTTTCTGATCAAAGTAAAAGATAATTATATAAATTGCTCATTTCCTTTTGCATTTCATTTAGTTAATAAACAATCATAATTTATTTGTGGATTAATTAAACTGGAAATACAAAAATCTAAATAAAAATAAGAAATATTGTTAAATAGCGGAAATCTTTTTAAAGATCAATAAAGAATTATTGAATATAATTAGAAAAAAATTTAATTTTTAATGTTTAATGATTTTGGAGAGGATTCTTTGAAAGTGGGTACCAGAGGAAGCAATTTAGCTATGACACAGACAAAAAATATAATCAATCAGTTATCCAAAATAATAAATGAAGATATAACTATTGAAGTAATAAAAACAACAGGAGATAAAATCACTGATTCTCAACTTTATACCATTGATATAAAAGGTATATTCACCAAAGAACTGGATAAAGCAGTTTTGGAAGAAGAAGTTGATTTTGCAGTTCACAGCCTGAAAGACCTTCCAACAGAACTTTCCGGCGATCTCGAAATAGTGGCTGTTCCTAAAAGAGAATCTCCAAATGAAGTGCTTGTCTCCAATTATGACTGGGACGAGTTGGAAGAAGGAGCATCCATAGGAACAAGCAGCCTTCGAAGGGAAGCCTTCTGTAATTATCATAAAAAAAAACTGAATATAAAACCAATAAGAGGAAATATAGATACCAGAGTTAGAAAAGTAGAATATGGAGAATATGACGCCACAATAATGGCTGAAGCTGGCCTTAAAAGGCTTGGACTTTCAAATCATATAAAAAAAGTATTCCCACTTGAATATTTTACTCCCGCAGCAGGTCAGGGGGCACTTGCTGTAGTTGCAAGGAAAGATAGCAGCGTACGGACAGAGCTGGAGAAATTAACTCACTTTAATTCATTACAAGAGATAAAAGCTGAAAAAATTGTACTTGAAGAGCTTGGAGTGGGCTGTCAATGGCCTCTTGGAGTATCAGCAAGAGCAGATAATGGTAAAATGGATTTATTCAGTATTTTACTTACAAAGGAAGGTGAAATACTTTCTAAAGTTAAATTAAGTGGTTCAATAAATGATGCAGAAAGACTGGGTAAAGAAGCTGCAAAAAAAATGATGGAGGAATACGTGTGAACAAAGTAAATGTAGGTGTAATCGGCGTTGGAGCAATGGGCTACAACCATGCCAGAGTATATTCTAAAATTGAAAATGCTAATCTTATGGCTGTATCAGATCTTA from Methanobacterium sp. encodes the following:
- the hemC gene encoding hydroxymethylbilane synthase, with amino-acid sequence MKVGTRGSNLAMTQTKNIINQLSKIINEDITIEVIKTTGDKITDSQLYTIDIKGIFTKELDKAVLEEEVDFAVHSLKDLPTELSGDLEIVAVPKRESPNEVLVSNYDWDELEEGASIGTSSLRREAFCNYHKKKLNIKPIRGNIDTRVRKVEYGEYDATIMAEAGLKRLGLSNHIKKVFPLEYFTPAAGQGALAVVARKDSSVRTELEKLTHFNSLQEIKAEKIVLEELGVGCQWPLGVSARADNGKMDLFSILLTKEGEILSKVKLSGSINDAERLGKEAAKKMMEEYV